In Ptiloglossa arizonensis isolate GNS036 chromosome 6, iyPtiAriz1_principal, whole genome shotgun sequence, a single window of DNA contains:
- the Magu gene encoding SPARC related modular calcium binding-like protein magu isoform X3: MMIPMIRALVLLSVFVYLDAAANTVTMAKEECRKRIAECTMSDGASTPVCGSDGVTYSSQCQVISKQCQGMSILIKHTGPCPETPACFSARLTARPGARPVCRPDGTYAPVQCHEETGYCWCVTPQGRPLPDTSVRHQRPRCLKPGPRSAASTRSGQRRRSPNWKQRRQYSSKHRNTCDRAEKSKFNGNLIENFKIEYRRTNISTDGDKNVERVLSWKFVTLDKNGDGYLDRAEYKELRRLAKKAVRPKKCARTFARTCDLNRDLKLSRQEWGACLANDFTLLKGNPAPVHSRPTFSDDPTDTKEDSDANDCLTDRRSVLEDERQHSQEKFYVPECTPDGRYHRVQCYSGYCWCVYQDTGKPIPGTSSKDRTPNCNPVPTPSRPMKGCPEQKKQLFLRDLMDLMQKKMKASGTDSEETTAKWQASKEEQIATWHFVMLDKNKNKVLERKEWKSFRTMVASNRQLQRCGKRLPRYCDINNDRRISMTEWLSCLNAQRPTPSDSTEKASTSKPKRMGPNPLDQLLKNDDD; this comes from the exons ATGATGATCCCGATGATCCGCGCGCTCGTTCTCCTATCCGTCTTCGTTTATCTCGATGCCGCCGCGAACACCGTCACCATGGCCAAG GAGGAGTGCAGGAAAAGGATAGCCGAGTGCACAATGAGTGACGGCGCAAGCACACCGGTATGTGGGAGCGACGGTGTTACGTATTCGAGTCAGTGTCAGGTCATCTCGAAGCAGTGTCAAGGCATGTCTATTCTTATCAAACACACTGGCCCTTGTCCAG AGACACCGGCGTGCTTCTCCGCAAGGCTGACCGCCAGGCCAGGCGCACGACCAGTCTGTCGTCCCGATGGCACTTATGCACCGGTGCAATGTCACGAGGAAACCGGGTACTGTTGGTGCGTGACGCCGCAGGGCAGACCGCTGCCCGACACCTCGGTAAGACACCAAAGACCAAGATGTTTGAAACCAGGTCCCAGATCTGCTGCTTCCACCAGGAGCGGCCAGAGGAGGCGCTCGCCGAACTGGAAGCAGCGCAGGCAGTACAGCAGTAAGCACAGGAACACCTGCGATCGCGCGGAGAAGTCCAAGTTTAATGGGAACCTGATCGAGAACTTCAAGATCGAGTACAGGCGGACCAACATTTCCACCGACG GTGACAAAAACGTTGAACGCGTGTTGTCGTGGAAATTCGTCACGCTGGACAAGAACGGTGACGGCTACCTGGACCGGGCCGAGTACAAGGAACTGAGGAGGCTCGCGAAGAAGGCGGTAAGGCCGAAGAAATGCGCCCGCACGTTCGCCCGCACGTGCGACCTAAATCGGGATTTGAAACTCTCCAGGCAAGAATGGGGTGCCTGCCTCGCGAACGACTTCACTC TGTTAAAAGGGAATCCTGCTCCTGTACATTCTCGACCAACGTTTAGCGATGATCCAACGGACACTAAAGAAGATAGCGATG CAAACGATTGtttaacggatagacgatccgTGTTAGAGGACGAAAGGCAACATTCTCAAGAGAAGTTCTATGTACCTGAATGTACTCCTGATGGAAGGTATCACAGAGTACAGTGTTATTCTGGTTACTGTTGGTGTGTCTATCAAGATACTGGCAAACCAATTCCCGGAACATCTTCTAAAGACCGCACTCCAAACTGTAATCCAGTGCCTACTCCTAGCAGACCCATGAAGG GTTGCCCGGAGCAAAAGAAACAACTGTTTCTACGCGATTTAATGGATTTAATGCAAAAAAAGATGAAGGCTTCTGGTACAGATTCTGAAGAAACAACAGCTAAGTGGCAAGCTTCTAAAGAAGAACAAATAGCGACTTGGCATTTTGTTATGCTTGATAAGAACAAGAATAAG GTTTTGGAAAGAAAAGAGTGGAAAAGTTTCCGTACAATGGTAGCGAGCAATAGACAGCTTCAGAGATGTGGCAAAAGATTGCCCAGATACTGTGATATCAACAATGACAGAAGGATCAGCATGACAGAATGGCTTAGTTGTTTAAATGCGCAACGACCTACGCcat CTGACAGCACAGAAAAAGCGTCTACAAGTAAACCGAAGAGAATGGGTCCGAATCCTTTGGATCAGCTTCTTAAAAACGACGATGATTAG
- the Magu gene encoding SPARC related modular calcium binding-like protein magu isoform X2 — MMIPMIRALVLLSVFVYLDAAANTVTMAKEECRKRIAECTMSDGASTPVCGSDGVTYSSQCQVISKQCQGMSILIKHTGPCPETPACFSARLTARPGARPVCRPDGTYAPVQCHEETGYCWCVTPQGRPLPDTSVRHQRPRCLKPGPRSAASTRSGQRRRSPNWKQRRQYSSKHRNTCDRAEKSKFNGNLIENFKIEYRRTNISTDGDKNVERVLSWKFVTLDKNGDGYLDRAEYKELRRLAKKAVRPKKCARTFARTCDLNRDLKLSRQEWGACLANDFTHERPEVPEAQRTRATDQVLKGNPAPVHSRPTFSDDPTDTKEDSDANDCLTDRRSVLEDERQHSQEKFYVPECTPDGRYHRVQCYSGYCWCVYQDTGKPIPGTSSKDRTPNCNPVPTPSRPMKGCPEQKKQLFLRDLMDLMQKKMKASGTDSEETTAKWQASKEEQIATWHFVMLDKNKNKVLERKEWKSFRTMVASNRQLQRCGKRLPRYCDINNDRRISMTEWLSCLNAQRPTPSDSTEKASTSKPKRMGPNPLDQLLKNDDD, encoded by the exons ATGATGATCCCGATGATCCGCGCGCTCGTTCTCCTATCCGTCTTCGTTTATCTCGATGCCGCCGCGAACACCGTCACCATGGCCAAG GAGGAGTGCAGGAAAAGGATAGCCGAGTGCACAATGAGTGACGGCGCAAGCACACCGGTATGTGGGAGCGACGGTGTTACGTATTCGAGTCAGTGTCAGGTCATCTCGAAGCAGTGTCAAGGCATGTCTATTCTTATCAAACACACTGGCCCTTGTCCAG AGACACCGGCGTGCTTCTCCGCAAGGCTGACCGCCAGGCCAGGCGCACGACCAGTCTGTCGTCCCGATGGCACTTATGCACCGGTGCAATGTCACGAGGAAACCGGGTACTGTTGGTGCGTGACGCCGCAGGGCAGACCGCTGCCCGACACCTCGGTAAGACACCAAAGACCAAGATGTTTGAAACCAGGTCCCAGATCTGCTGCTTCCACCAGGAGCGGCCAGAGGAGGCGCTCGCCGAACTGGAAGCAGCGCAGGCAGTACAGCAGTAAGCACAGGAACACCTGCGATCGCGCGGAGAAGTCCAAGTTTAATGGGAACCTGATCGAGAACTTCAAGATCGAGTACAGGCGGACCAACATTTCCACCGACG GTGACAAAAACGTTGAACGCGTGTTGTCGTGGAAATTCGTCACGCTGGACAAGAACGGTGACGGCTACCTGGACCGGGCCGAGTACAAGGAACTGAGGAGGCTCGCGAAGAAGGCGGTAAGGCCGAAGAAATGCGCCCGCACGTTCGCCCGCACGTGCGACCTAAATCGGGATTTGAAACTCTCCAGGCAAGAATGGGGTGCCTGCCTCGCGAACGACTTCACTC ACGAGCGCCCCGAGGTCCCTGAGGCCCAGAGGACCCGGGCCACGGACCAAG TGTTAAAAGGGAATCCTGCTCCTGTACATTCTCGACCAACGTTTAGCGATGATCCAACGGACACTAAAGAAGATAGCGATG CAAACGATTGtttaacggatagacgatccgTGTTAGAGGACGAAAGGCAACATTCTCAAGAGAAGTTCTATGTACCTGAATGTACTCCTGATGGAAGGTATCACAGAGTACAGTGTTATTCTGGTTACTGTTGGTGTGTCTATCAAGATACTGGCAAACCAATTCCCGGAACATCTTCTAAAGACCGCACTCCAAACTGTAATCCAGTGCCTACTCCTAGCAGACCCATGAAGG GTTGCCCGGAGCAAAAGAAACAACTGTTTCTACGCGATTTAATGGATTTAATGCAAAAAAAGATGAAGGCTTCTGGTACAGATTCTGAAGAAACAACAGCTAAGTGGCAAGCTTCTAAAGAAGAACAAATAGCGACTTGGCATTTTGTTATGCTTGATAAGAACAAGAATAAG GTTTTGGAAAGAAAAGAGTGGAAAAGTTTCCGTACAATGGTAGCGAGCAATAGACAGCTTCAGAGATGTGGCAAAAGATTGCCCAGATACTGTGATATCAACAATGACAGAAGGATCAGCATGACAGAATGGCTTAGTTGTTTAAATGCGCAACGACCTACGCcat CTGACAGCACAGAAAAAGCGTCTACAAGTAAACCGAAGAGAATGGGTCCGAATCCTTTGGATCAGCTTCTTAAAAACGACGATGATTAG
- the Magu gene encoding SPARC related modular calcium binding-like protein magu isoform X4: MSDGASTPVCGSDGVTYSSQCQVISKQCQGMSILIKHTGPCPETPACFSARLTARPGARPVCRPDGTYAPVQCHEETGYCWCVTPQGRPLPDTSVRHQRPRCLKPGPRSAASTRSGQRRRSPNWKQRRQYSSKHRNTCDRAEKSKFNGNLIENFKIEYRRTNISTDGDKNVERVLSWKFVTLDKNGDGYLDRAEYKELRRLAKKAVRPKKCARTFARTCDLNRDLKLSRQEWGACLANDFTLRLFLSLNPADERPEVPEAQRTRATDQVLKGNPAPVHSRPTFSDDPTDTKEDSDANDCLTDRRSVLEDERQHSQEKFYVPECTPDGRYHRVQCYSGYCWCVYQDTGKPIPGTSSKDRTPNCNPVPTPSRPMKGCPEQKKQLFLRDLMDLMQKKMKASGTDSEETTAKWQASKEEQIATWHFVMLDKNKNKVLERKEWKSFRTMVASNRQLQRCGKRLPRYCDINNDRRISMTEWLSCLNAQRPTPSDSTEKASTSKPKRMGPNPLDQLLKNDDD, translated from the exons ATGAGTGACGGCGCAAGCACACCGGTATGTGGGAGCGACGGTGTTACGTATTCGAGTCAGTGTCAGGTCATCTCGAAGCAGTGTCAAGGCATGTCTATTCTTATCAAACACACTGGCCCTTGTCCAG AGACACCGGCGTGCTTCTCCGCAAGGCTGACCGCCAGGCCAGGCGCACGACCAGTCTGTCGTCCCGATGGCACTTATGCACCGGTGCAATGTCACGAGGAAACCGGGTACTGTTGGTGCGTGACGCCGCAGGGCAGACCGCTGCCCGACACCTCGGTAAGACACCAAAGACCAAGATGTTTGAAACCAGGTCCCAGATCTGCTGCTTCCACCAGGAGCGGCCAGAGGAGGCGCTCGCCGAACTGGAAGCAGCGCAGGCAGTACAGCAGTAAGCACAGGAACACCTGCGATCGCGCGGAGAAGTCCAAGTTTAATGGGAACCTGATCGAGAACTTCAAGATCGAGTACAGGCGGACCAACATTTCCACCGACG GTGACAAAAACGTTGAACGCGTGTTGTCGTGGAAATTCGTCACGCTGGACAAGAACGGTGACGGCTACCTGGACCGGGCCGAGTACAAGGAACTGAGGAGGCTCGCGAAGAAGGCGGTAAGGCCGAAGAAATGCGCCCGCACGTTCGCCCGCACGTGCGACCTAAATCGGGATTTGAAACTCTCCAGGCAAGAATGGGGTGCCTGCCTCGCGAACGACTTCACTC TACGTTTGTTCTTGTCGCTGAACCCCGCAGACGAGCGCCCCGAGGTCCCTGAGGCCCAGAGGACCCGGGCCACGGACCAAG TGTTAAAAGGGAATCCTGCTCCTGTACATTCTCGACCAACGTTTAGCGATGATCCAACGGACACTAAAGAAGATAGCGATG CAAACGATTGtttaacggatagacgatccgTGTTAGAGGACGAAAGGCAACATTCTCAAGAGAAGTTCTATGTACCTGAATGTACTCCTGATGGAAGGTATCACAGAGTACAGTGTTATTCTGGTTACTGTTGGTGTGTCTATCAAGATACTGGCAAACCAATTCCCGGAACATCTTCTAAAGACCGCACTCCAAACTGTAATCCAGTGCCTACTCCTAGCAGACCCATGAAGG GTTGCCCGGAGCAAAAGAAACAACTGTTTCTACGCGATTTAATGGATTTAATGCAAAAAAAGATGAAGGCTTCTGGTACAGATTCTGAAGAAACAACAGCTAAGTGGCAAGCTTCTAAAGAAGAACAAATAGCGACTTGGCATTTTGTTATGCTTGATAAGAACAAGAATAAG GTTTTGGAAAGAAAAGAGTGGAAAAGTTTCCGTACAATGGTAGCGAGCAATAGACAGCTTCAGAGATGTGGCAAAAGATTGCCCAGATACTGTGATATCAACAATGACAGAAGGATCAGCATGACAGAATGGCTTAGTTGTTTAAATGCGCAACGACCTACGCcat CTGACAGCACAGAAAAAGCGTCTACAAGTAAACCGAAGAGAATGGGTCCGAATCCTTTGGATCAGCTTCTTAAAAACGACGATGATTAG
- the Magu gene encoding SPARC related modular calcium binding-like protein magu isoform X1: MMIPMIRALVLLSVFVYLDAAANTVTMAKEECRKRIAECTMSDGASTPVCGSDGVTYSSQCQVISKQCQGMSILIKHTGPCPETPACFSARLTARPGARPVCRPDGTYAPVQCHEETGYCWCVTPQGRPLPDTSVRHQRPRCLKPGPRSAASTRSGQRRRSPNWKQRRQYSSKHRNTCDRAEKSKFNGNLIENFKIEYRRTNISTDGDKNVERVLSWKFVTLDKNGDGYLDRAEYKELRRLAKKAVRPKKCARTFARTCDLNRDLKLSRQEWGACLANDFTLRLFLSLNPADERPEVPEAQRTRATDQVLKGNPAPVHSRPTFSDDPTDTKEDSDANDCLTDRRSVLEDERQHSQEKFYVPECTPDGRYHRVQCYSGYCWCVYQDTGKPIPGTSSKDRTPNCNPVPTPSRPMKGCPEQKKQLFLRDLMDLMQKKMKASGTDSEETTAKWQASKEEQIATWHFVMLDKNKNKVLERKEWKSFRTMVASNRQLQRCGKRLPRYCDINNDRRISMTEWLSCLNAQRPTPSDSTEKASTSKPKRMGPNPLDQLLKNDDD, from the exons ATGATGATCCCGATGATCCGCGCGCTCGTTCTCCTATCCGTCTTCGTTTATCTCGATGCCGCCGCGAACACCGTCACCATGGCCAAG GAGGAGTGCAGGAAAAGGATAGCCGAGTGCACAATGAGTGACGGCGCAAGCACACCGGTATGTGGGAGCGACGGTGTTACGTATTCGAGTCAGTGTCAGGTCATCTCGAAGCAGTGTCAAGGCATGTCTATTCTTATCAAACACACTGGCCCTTGTCCAG AGACACCGGCGTGCTTCTCCGCAAGGCTGACCGCCAGGCCAGGCGCACGACCAGTCTGTCGTCCCGATGGCACTTATGCACCGGTGCAATGTCACGAGGAAACCGGGTACTGTTGGTGCGTGACGCCGCAGGGCAGACCGCTGCCCGACACCTCGGTAAGACACCAAAGACCAAGATGTTTGAAACCAGGTCCCAGATCTGCTGCTTCCACCAGGAGCGGCCAGAGGAGGCGCTCGCCGAACTGGAAGCAGCGCAGGCAGTACAGCAGTAAGCACAGGAACACCTGCGATCGCGCGGAGAAGTCCAAGTTTAATGGGAACCTGATCGAGAACTTCAAGATCGAGTACAGGCGGACCAACATTTCCACCGACG GTGACAAAAACGTTGAACGCGTGTTGTCGTGGAAATTCGTCACGCTGGACAAGAACGGTGACGGCTACCTGGACCGGGCCGAGTACAAGGAACTGAGGAGGCTCGCGAAGAAGGCGGTAAGGCCGAAGAAATGCGCCCGCACGTTCGCCCGCACGTGCGACCTAAATCGGGATTTGAAACTCTCCAGGCAAGAATGGGGTGCCTGCCTCGCGAACGACTTCACTC TACGTTTGTTCTTGTCGCTGAACCCCGCAGACGAGCGCCCCGAGGTCCCTGAGGCCCAGAGGACCCGGGCCACGGACCAAG TGTTAAAAGGGAATCCTGCTCCTGTACATTCTCGACCAACGTTTAGCGATGATCCAACGGACACTAAAGAAGATAGCGATG CAAACGATTGtttaacggatagacgatccgTGTTAGAGGACGAAAGGCAACATTCTCAAGAGAAGTTCTATGTACCTGAATGTACTCCTGATGGAAGGTATCACAGAGTACAGTGTTATTCTGGTTACTGTTGGTGTGTCTATCAAGATACTGGCAAACCAATTCCCGGAACATCTTCTAAAGACCGCACTCCAAACTGTAATCCAGTGCCTACTCCTAGCAGACCCATGAAGG GTTGCCCGGAGCAAAAGAAACAACTGTTTCTACGCGATTTAATGGATTTAATGCAAAAAAAGATGAAGGCTTCTGGTACAGATTCTGAAGAAACAACAGCTAAGTGGCAAGCTTCTAAAGAAGAACAAATAGCGACTTGGCATTTTGTTATGCTTGATAAGAACAAGAATAAG GTTTTGGAAAGAAAAGAGTGGAAAAGTTTCCGTACAATGGTAGCGAGCAATAGACAGCTTCAGAGATGTGGCAAAAGATTGCCCAGATACTGTGATATCAACAATGACAGAAGGATCAGCATGACAGAATGGCTTAGTTGTTTAAATGCGCAACGACCTACGCcat CTGACAGCACAGAAAAAGCGTCTACAAGTAAACCGAAGAGAATGGGTCCGAATCCTTTGGATCAGCTTCTTAAAAACGACGATGATTAG
- the Cdk9 gene encoding cyclin-dependent kinase 9, translated as MNTKEKEKYIEEFDFPHCDESSKYEKVAKIGQGTFGEVFKARDKNCTKKFVAMKKVLMDNEKEGFPITALREIRILQLLKHENVVNLIEICRTRATQYNRYRSTFYLVFDFCEHDLAGLLSNVNVKFSLGEIKKVMQQLLNGLYYIHSNKILHRDMKAANVLITKNGILKLADFGLARAFSANKNGQPNRYTNRVVTLWYRPPELLLGDRNYGPPVDLWGAGCIMAEMWTRSPIMQGNTEQQQLILISQLCGSITTEVWPGVENLELFNKMDLPKGQKRKVKDRLKPYLKDPYACDLLDKLLILDPSKRYDSDSALNHDFFWTDPMPCDLSKMLAQHTQSMFEYLAPPRRPGHIRQPHHQIPGGPAKPSSSMTDSGYQDRVF; from the exons ATGAacacgaaagaaaaggagaagtacATCGAGGAATTCGATTTTCCCCATTGCGACGAGTCCTCGAAATATGAAAAAGTTGCAAAAATTGGCCAGGGTACTTTCGG AGAGGTGTTCAAGGCTAGAGATAagaattgtacaaaaaaattTGTAGCTATGAAAAAAGTGTTAATGGATAATGAAAAGGAAGGG tttcCTATAACTGCTTTAAGGGAAATAAGGATATTGCAGTTACTAAAGCACGAAAATGTAGTCAATTTAATAGAAATATGTAGAACACGAG CAACTCAGTATAATCGTTATCGTTCTACATTCTATCTTGTATTTGATTTTTGTGAACATGACTTAGCGGGTTTGCTATCAAatgtaaatgttaaatttagcttaggagaaattaaaaaagttatGCAACAGTTGTTAAATGGTCTTTATTATATTCATAGTAATAAG ATTTTGCATAGAGATATGAAGGCTGCAAATGTTTTAATAACAAAAAATGGTATACTAAAATTAGCTGACTTTGGATTAGCTCGTGCATTTAGTGCAAATAAAAATGGCCAACCAAATCGTTATACAAATAGAGTTGTTACTCTCTGGTACCGACCACCGGAACTTTTGCTCGGTGACAGAAATTATGGCCCTCCTGTAGATTTGTGGGGTGCAGGATGCATAATGGCTGAAATGTGGACCAg ATCACCAATAATGCAAGGAAATACAGAGCAGCAGCAACTCATATTAATTTCTCAGTTATGCGGTTCGATAACGACAGAAGTGTGGCCTGGAGTAGAGAATTTAGAGCTATTTAATAAAATGGATTTACCTAAAGGTCAAAAACGAAAG gtCAAAGACAGATTGAAGCCATATCTAAAGGATCCTTATGCGTGTGACTTGTTAGATAAACTTTTAATTCTTGATCCATCTAAAAGATACGATTCAGATTCTGCATTGAATCATGATTTTTTCTGGACTGATCCAATGCCTTGTGATCTTAGTAAAATGTTAGCACAGCATACACAAAGTATGTTCGAGTACTTAGCTCCACCAAGACGACCTGGACATATACGTCAACCACATCATCAAATACCTGGAGGGCCAGCAAAACCTAGTTCTAGTATGACTGATAGTGGTTACCAAGATCGTGTATTCTAG